In Penicillium psychrofluorescens genome assembly, chromosome: 5, a single window of DNA contains:
- a CDS encoding uncharacterized protein (ID:PFLUO_007719-T1.cds;~source:funannotate), whose translation MVGIGGRSKGCRTCRRRKVKCDEGRPGCERCRKSGFECEGYVRYHEFVDLTARLTRNEPPTKGPVKKTRLIANADGDSPGEPGREVQAPLMTNPPWDEDSIFTSHLIHRLFSWHEDDSSSYSASWISVLFRHPEDPGGLPMASVRALATSYFGKVHGHPDLLRKGADSYSKALRSLRGQLQDSDQVLESEVIVAVVCLGIYELVTFTQPWAWLQHYKGLSRLIALRGPHRHQSGVAFSLLPTVRTSISIGHLVDRKRCFLEDPAWKTIPWAEKGLDAKTPTDRLIDILCDIPGILEDCDRALDPTTPGHARFTAELCTKILSTMDALYDWRWAWQDEFPDATYLTVPNNADSPGSKQLPPSPFQTVIWFHDPLRATELSFYDALLLILQSMCELFKISMEPSFAPLMSDPLLPTQGSRMDTTLEICRMADYQLHDLRRSSGAFMLLFPLNVAYRNLVPNSAEALWLEKIMAWIADTHGFEMSRRENMPRP comes from the exons TGTCGAACCTGTCGGCGGCGCAAAGTCAAATGCG ATGAAGGGAGGCCGGGTTGCGAACGCTGCAGAAAGTCTGGCTTCGAATGCGAGGGCTATGTCAGGTATCACGAGTTTGTGGATTTAACAGCTCGCTTGACTCGCAATGAACCCCCAACGAAGGGGCCTGTGAAGAAAACAAGGTTGATTGCCAACGCAGATGGTGACAGCCCCGGGGAGCCGGGTCGCGAAGTCCAAGCCCCGTTGATGACCAATCCTCCCTGGGATGAGGATAGTATTTTCACATCTCACCTCATCCACAGACTTTTCAGTTGGCATGAGGATGACTCGTCGTCGTACTCGGCGTCATGGATATCGGTGCTTTTCCGCCATCCCGAGGATCCGGGAGGTCTTCCCATGGCTTCAGTACGTGCTTTGGCGACTTCTTACTTTGGAAAGGTCCATGGCCATCCAGATCTCTTGCGCAAGGGCGCAGACTCGTACTCGAAGGCTCTGCGAAGTCTGCGCGGACAGCTACAGGATTCCGACCAAGTCTTAGAGTCGGAGGTAATCGTCGCGGTCGTCTGTCTTGGGATTTATGAATTGGTTACCTTTACACAACCCTGGGCTTGGCTGCAGCATTACAAGGGCTTGTCGCGGCTT ATAGCATTGAGAGGCCCGCATCGTCACCAATCTGGCGTTGCGTTTTCATTGCTCCCCACTGTCAGAACAAGCATA TCTATTGGGCATCTTGTTGATCGCAAACGTTGTTTTCTGGAAGATCCAGCATGGAAAACAATCCCATGGGCCGAGAAAGGCCTAGATGCAAAGACGCCGACAGATCGCCTCATTGATATTCTATGTGATATCCCCGGTATTCTGGAGGATTGTGATCGGGCCTTGGACCCAACGACACCCGGTCACGCACGATTCACAGCGGAACTCTGCACAAAAATATTATCCACGATGGATGCCCTCTACGACTGGCGATGGGCCTGGCAGGATGAATTCCCAGATGCAACATATCTCACGGTTCCAAACAATGCCGACTCCCCGGGTTCTAAGCAACTACCTCCCAGTCCATTCCAGACAGTCATTTGGTTCCATGATCCTCTCCGTGCCACCGAGCTGAGCTTTTACGATGCATTGCTGTTGATTCTGCAAAGTATGTGTGAGTTGTTCAAAATAAGCATGGAACCTTCTTTTGCGCCACTTATGAGCGATCCTCTCCTTCCGACGCAGGGAAGTAGAATGGACACCACTCTTGAGATTTGCAGGATGGCAGATTACCAACTCCATGACCTTCGGCGCAGCTCCGGGGCGTTTATGCTCCTATTCCCGCTCAATGTAGCGTATCGGAATCTGGTCCCTAACTCGGCGGAGGCCCTGTGGCTGGAGAAAATCATGGCTTGGATTGCAGACACGCATGGATTCGAGATGAGTCGGCGGGAGAATATGCCCAGACCATAA
- a CDS encoding uncharacterized protein (ID:PFLUO_007720-T1.cds;~source:funannotate): MHLSTSIIASLALILPSLALPASNPGKDAVPGESPLFVNYGGKKTPLNPEYTRVIPATKHGAPQSDDLLFQNLLSAEWIIYSFYQEAVETFSTADFVKLGLPNSTYQRITELRDNEAGHVRIFQDQISDYSLKPGPCRYDFGMGNSTEIFLALQVYIEVSSMAFLTGLVREAKIDMSKSALVAIAEVETRHNVWSLIDVWNVSPFSGPADTIYPYANQILDSTNAFVLPGSCPAQNPVYPSPRQNLPQMAFSKNSTTGRPGSKIQFVFSDATNQPSFERSQKYYAVFYHGVDVISVPFNPVDNTSTIPRQFDSTSIIIAAIADQPDAPTEDSVVAGPLIMLEQPGTLTLKEPNAV; this comes from the coding sequence ATGCATCTTTCTACATCCATCATTGCCAGTTTAGCACTTATTCTTCCCTCACTTGCTCTTCCAGCCTCAAACCCAGGCAAGGACGCAGTACCTGGAGAGTCGCCTCTCTTCGTCAACTATGGTGGGAAGAAGACACCTCTAAACCCCGAGTACACCAGAGTCATCCCAGCAACCAAGCATGGTGCACCGCAGTCGGATGATCTCCTTTTTCAAAACCTGCTGAGCGCCGAATGGATCATCTATTCCTTCTACCAAGAAGCCGTGGAGACCTTCTCTACTGCCGACTTTGTTAAGCTGGGGCTTCCAAACTCCACTTACCAGCGCATCACCGAACTGCGCGACAACGAGGCCGGCCATGTTCGCATCTTTCAAGACCAAATCTCAGACTACTCCCTGAAGCCAGGACCCTGCCGGTATGACTTCGGCATGGGCAACAGCACCGAAATCTTCCTGGCGCTGCAGGTGTATATCGAAGTCTCTAGCATGGCCTTCCTGACTGGCCTGGTCCGCGAAGCCAAAATCGACATGTCCAAGTCTGCCCTGGTGGCAATTGCCGAGGTGGAAACCCGCCACAATGTCTGGTCACTGATCGACGTATGGAACGTCAGTCCCTTCTCCGGTCCCGCCGACACCATCTACCCATACGCCAACCAGATCTTGGACTCCACCAATGCCTTTGTCCTGCCCGGCAGCTGTCCGGCCCAGAACCCGGTGTATCCCAGTCCGCGCCAGAACCTGCCGCAGATGGCATTCAGCAAAAATTCAACCACTGGTCGTCCGGGGTCAAAGATCCAGTTTGTGTTTTCTGATGCAACCAATCAACCCTCATTTGAACGGTCGCAGAAATACTATGCTGTGTTTTACCATGGTGTGGATGTCATTAGCGTGCCGTTCAACCCGGTGGACAATACCTCGACTATTCCGAGGCAGTTTGACTCGACGAGTATTATTATTGCAGCAATTGCGGATCAGCCTGATGCCCCGACTGAAGACAGTGTGGTCGCAGGGCCATTGATTATGCTGGAGCAGCCAGGAACGTTGACGTTGAAGGAGCCCAATGCTGTTTAA
- a CDS encoding uncharacterized protein (ID:PFLUO_007721-T1.cds;~source:funannotate): MAVEATSPASSPIPIADLTKITTQACDATLNGAQGYDHVNVADWNSKIINTVLKALITATAPSDASAPAPYRFTVNSTIVQQGVIDKTAAADGALSNAGKRGMHSASGAFWDVNRDGMWTFKYPGAEARGLDVVVSVTWFAVS; the protein is encoded by the exons ATGGCTGTCGAGGCCACCTCTCCCGCGTCGTCG CCCATCCCGATCGCGGACCTTACCAAAATCACCACCCAG GCCTGTGATGCCACGCTGAACGGTGCCCAGGGATACGACCACGTCAATGTCGCCGACTGGAACTCGAAGATCATC AACACCGTCCTCAAAGCCCTCATCACCGCGACCGCCCCCTCCGACgcatctgctccagctccttaCCGCTTCACTGTGAACAGCACCATTGTGCAGCAGGGTGTGATTGACAAgaccgccgcggcggatgGCGCGCTCAGCAACGCCGGCAAGCGCGGCATGCACTCTGCCTCTGGCGCATTCTGGGATGTCAACCGTGACGGCATGTGGACTTTCAAGTATCCCGGTGCAGAGGCGCGCGGGCTGGATGTCGTGGTTAGCGTGACTTGGTTCGCTGTGAGCTAA
- a CDS encoding uncharacterized protein (ID:PFLUO_007722-T1.cds;~source:funannotate) has product MAESAPASFLFLQDLKTDSSPLESDCAVASSSADSDELRPNISRPVPLLSTRSKMSVILCTAGYDHTIRFWEALSGICSRTIQHPDSQVNRLCITPDKRYLAAAGHNNVKLYDIKSTNPNPVMTFDGHTNNITGVAFHCEGKWMVTSSEDGTVKVWDTRTGSLQRNYVHRAAVNDVVIHPNQGELISGDRAGMVRVWDLGESVCTHQLIPEDDTSVHSVSVASDGSLLCAGNKKGNVYIWRMVQTEEATRIIPICTFQAHKDYLTRVLLSPDVKHLATCSADHTAKVWNLDPEYGPAKTAIADWETKKAQGATAENNGSDAASTVSKPENQPRDLLRIFDTPIQDRDLLRISNDTIPREESPQATFTAQPDGPPMDPANGTLFLETTLANHQRWVWDCAFSADSAYLVTVSSDHYARLWELSSGQIIRQYSGHHRGAVCVALNDYSEPR; this is encoded by the exons ATGGCAGAAAGCGCGCCCgcttccttcctctttctccagGACTTGAAGACTGACAGCTCCCCTCTCGAGTCTGACTGTGCTGTTGCTTCCTCCAGCGCTGACAGTGACGAGCTTCGTCCGAATATCTCTCGTCCTGTACCTCTTCTCAGCACTCGGTCCAAAATGAGCGTTATCCTCTGCACTG CGGGGTATGATCATACCATTCG CTTCTGGGAGGCCCTGTCCGGTATCTGCTCGCGTACTATCCAGCACCCGGACTCCCAGGTCAACCGTCTTTGCATCACCCCTGACAAGCGCTAcctggccgccgccggtcaTAACAATGTCAAGCTGTATGATATCAAAtccaccaaccccaacccTGTGATGACCTTCGACGGTCACACCAACAATATCACTGGAGTTGCCTTCCACTGCGAGGGCAAGTGGATGGTCACCAGCTCCGAGGATGGTACTGTCAAGGTCTGGGATACTCGCACCGGCAGTCTCCAGCGCAACTACGTCCATCGGGCTGCGGTCAACGATGTGGTCATCCATCCCAACCAGGGCGAGCTCATTAGCGGTGACCGTGCCGGTATGGTCCGTGTCTGGGACCTCGGCGAAAGTGTCTGCACCCACCAGCTGATCCCGGAGGACGACACGTCTGTGCACTCTGTGAGCGTGGCCAGTGATGGATCTCTGCTCTGCGCGGGAAACAAGAAG GGCAATGTCTACATCTGGCGTATGGTTCAGACCGAGGAGGCCACTCGCATTATTCCCATCTGCACTTTCCAGGCCCACAAGGACTACCTGACTCGCGTCCTCCTGTCTCCCGATGTTAAGCACCTAGCGACCTGCTCCGCTGACCACACTGCCAAGGTCTGGAACCTCGACCCCGAGTATGGCCCTGCCAAGACTGCCATCGCGGATTgggagacgaagaaggcCCAGGGTGCCACGGCGGAGAACAACGGGTCTGATGCTGCGTCGACCGTGTCCAAGCCCGAAAACCAGCCTCGCGACCTCCTGCGCATCTTCGACACCCCGATCCAGGACCGTGATCTGCTCCGCATTAGTAATGACACCATTCCTCGCGAGGAATCGCCGCAGGCGACCTTCACTGCTCAGCCGGACGGTCCGCCCATGGATCCCGCCAACGGTACTCTGTTCCTCGAGACCACCCTGGCGAACCACCAGCGCTGGGTCTGGGACTGCGCTTTCTCGGCGGACTCTGCGTACCTTGTCACAGTGTCGAGCGATCACTACGCCCGTCTGTGGGAGCTCAGCTCCGGCCAGATTATCCGCCAGTACAGCGGTCACCACCGTGGTGCAGTCTGCGTCGCGTTGAACGACTACTCCGAGCCTCGCTAA